Proteins encoded together in one Microbacterium sp. zg-Y625 window:
- the metX gene encoding homoserine O-acetyltransferase MetX, translated as MDWQTSEDTVPSAPVTEADARLLLGRPPATGAWRDGDPPGDRRFEAFGAFRTEGGRELPAMRLAYETWGELNPARDNAVLILHALTGDSHVRGPAGPGHPTAGWWSDIVGPGAPIDTDRWFVVAPNMLGGCQGSTGPASIGPDGYEWASRFPYLTIRDQVAAQVRLADALGVDRWAAVIGGSMGGMHALEWAVSVPDRVERLAVLSAPPANTADQIALNSVQLEAIQIDPRFQGGEYYDAGDGDGPHRGLALARRMALLNYRSPTELNSRFQRSWQSGKSPLGHGGRFAVESYLDFHGNKFTRRFDANSYLVLVEAMDSHDVGRDRGGIEDALARVTATTLVLGIDSDRLFPVDGQHRIARGIPHTLDGDAAVVLASDFGHDGFLIETAAVGHHLGRLLRS; from the coding sequence GTGGACTGGCAGACCTCCGAAGACACCGTGCCCTCGGCGCCGGTGACCGAGGCCGACGCGCGCCTGCTGCTGGGCCGCCCTCCCGCGACCGGCGCGTGGCGCGACGGCGATCCGCCGGGGGACCGCCGGTTCGAGGCGTTCGGCGCCTTCCGCACCGAGGGCGGCCGCGAGCTGCCGGCGATGCGCCTGGCGTACGAGACCTGGGGCGAGCTGAACCCCGCCCGCGACAACGCCGTGCTGATCCTGCACGCCCTCACCGGCGACTCCCACGTGCGCGGGCCCGCCGGTCCCGGACACCCCACCGCCGGCTGGTGGAGCGACATCGTCGGTCCCGGCGCCCCGATCGACACCGACCGCTGGTTCGTCGTCGCGCCGAACATGCTGGGCGGATGCCAGGGCTCGACGGGCCCGGCGAGCATCGGCCCCGACGGCTACGAGTGGGCCTCGCGCTTTCCCTACCTGACCATCCGCGACCAGGTCGCTGCGCAGGTGCGCCTGGCCGATGCCCTCGGCGTGGACCGCTGGGCGGCGGTCATCGGCGGCTCGATGGGCGGCATGCACGCGCTGGAATGGGCGGTATCCGTTCCCGACCGCGTCGAGCGCCTGGCGGTGCTGTCGGCGCCGCCGGCGAACACCGCCGACCAGATCGCGCTGAACTCGGTGCAGCTGGAGGCGATCCAGATCGACCCGAGGTTCCAGGGCGGGGAGTATTACGACGCCGGCGACGGCGACGGGCCGCACCGGGGCCTGGCGCTGGCGCGCCGCATGGCGCTGCTGAACTACCGCTCCCCCACCGAGCTGAATTCCCGCTTCCAGCGCTCGTGGCAGTCGGGCAAGAGTCCGCTGGGCCACGGCGGCCGGTTCGCCGTGGAGTCCTACCTCGACTTCCACGGCAACAAGTTCACGCGCCGCTTCGACGCCAACAGCTACCTGGTGCTGGTGGAGGCGATGGACTCCCACGACGTCGGACGCGACCGCGGCGGCATCGAGGACGCCCTGGCGCGTGTCACGGCGACGACCCTCGTGCTCGGCATCGACAGCGACCGGCTGTTCCCCGTCGACGGGCAGCACCGCATCGCCCGTGGCATCCCGCACACGCTCGACGGCGACGCCGCGGTGGTGCTGGCGAGCGACTTCGGGCACGACGGGTTCCTCATCGAGACCGCCGCCGTCGGCCACCACCTCGGGCGCCTGCTGCGGAGCTGA
- a CDS encoding NUDIX hydrolase encodes MASGGVRRGVLHVPAEGDGESTPRRPEDGSDPAVPVAGTVVLLRDGDAGVEVLLLERPDRGSFAGAWVFPGGKVDPGDREGLGGSGDLGDAAPPEELVARAAGVRETREEAGLTLRPADLVTLSVWDPPPGRPLRIRTWFFLAPDPGGEVRPAPDEAVAARWLRPADALAAHGRDELILYPPTWVTLHGLRDHDDAGSALAAARLGGIHRFESVARRGADGPMLLWQEDGEYDSVGAGGAARHRLEVGALPWRYTRSAG; translated from the coding sequence GTGGCATCGGGAGGAGTGCGACGCGGCGTGCTGCACGTGCCGGCGGAGGGCGACGGGGAATCGACTCCGCGTCGGCCGGAGGACGGGAGCGACCCCGCCGTTCCGGTCGCGGGGACGGTCGTGCTGCTGCGCGACGGCGACGCGGGTGTCGAGGTGCTGCTGCTGGAGCGACCCGACCGGGGGTCGTTCGCCGGCGCGTGGGTGTTCCCCGGCGGCAAGGTGGACCCCGGCGACCGTGAGGGTCTCGGGGGCTCCGGCGACCTCGGTGACGCGGCGCCGCCGGAGGAGCTCGTCGCCCGCGCTGCCGGGGTGCGTGAGACCCGCGAGGAGGCGGGGCTGACGCTGCGGCCCGCGGACCTCGTGACCCTGTCGGTCTGGGACCCGCCGCCGGGGCGGCCGCTGCGCATCCGCACATGGTTCTTCCTCGCTCCCGACCCCGGCGGCGAGGTGCGCCCGGCCCCCGACGAAGCCGTCGCCGCGCGGTGGCTCCGGCCGGCCGACGCGCTCGCAGCGCACGGGCGGGACGAGCTGATCCTGTACCCGCCGACGTGGGTCACGCTGCACGGGCTGCGAGACCACGACGACGCGGGGAGCGCGCTCGCCGCGGCGCGCCTGGGTGGCATCCACCGTTTCGAGAGCGTCGCGCGCCGAGGCGCGGACGGCCCGATGCTGCTGTGGCAGGAGGATGGCGAATACGACTCCGTGGGCGCAGGCGGTGCGGCCCGCCACCGCCTCGAGGTAGGCGCCCTGCCTTGGCGCTACACCCGCTCGGCGGGCTGA
- a CDS encoding bifunctional o-acetylhomoserine/o-acetylserine sulfhydrylase: MSAPENWRFETKQIHSGAAPDPVTKARATPIYQTTSYVFDNADHAANLFSLAEFGNIYTRIQNPTQDVVEQRVAALEGGTGALLVASGQAAETFAVLNIAQAGDHIVSSSSIYGGTYNLFKYTLAKLGIETTFVENQDDPEEWRRAVRPNTKLFFAETIGNPQINVLDIRTVADIAHESGVPLIVDNTIATPYLIRPFEHGADIIVHSATKFLGGHGTTIGGVIVDGGRFAWSENVEKFPGLTEPDPSYHGASYTTAVGDALAYIIKARVQLLRDLGSAIAPMSAWLLLQGIETLSLRIERHVQNAQEIAEWLENHDDVAAVNYSGLPTSPWYAAANTYAPKGVGAVLSFELKGGVAAGREFVNSLTLFSHLANIGDVRSLVIHPASTTHSQLTPEQQLTSGVTPGLVRLSVGIEAVEDLKADLAQALAAARRLSEAARA, encoded by the coding sequence ATGTCCGCACCCGAGAACTGGCGCTTCGAGACCAAGCAGATCCACTCCGGTGCCGCCCCGGATCCGGTCACCAAGGCTCGCGCCACGCCGATCTACCAGACCACCTCCTACGTGTTCGACAACGCCGACCACGCCGCGAACCTGTTCTCGCTGGCCGAGTTCGGCAACATCTACACCCGCATCCAGAACCCGACCCAGGATGTCGTCGAGCAGCGGGTCGCCGCGCTCGAGGGCGGCACGGGCGCGCTCCTGGTGGCCAGCGGTCAGGCAGCGGAGACCTTCGCCGTGCTCAACATCGCCCAGGCCGGCGACCACATCGTGTCGTCCAGCTCGATCTACGGCGGCACGTACAACCTCTTCAAGTACACCCTCGCCAAGCTCGGCATCGAGACGACGTTCGTCGAGAACCAGGACGACCCCGAGGAGTGGCGCCGCGCGGTGCGCCCGAACACCAAGCTCTTCTTCGCCGAGACGATCGGCAACCCGCAGATCAACGTGCTCGACATCCGCACCGTCGCCGACATCGCCCACGAATCCGGCGTCCCGCTCATCGTCGACAACACGATCGCGACGCCCTACCTCATCCGCCCGTTCGAGCACGGCGCCGACATCATCGTGCACTCGGCGACGAAGTTCCTGGGCGGCCACGGCACCACCATCGGCGGCGTGATCGTCGACGGCGGACGTTTCGCGTGGTCCGAGAACGTCGAGAAGTTCCCGGGGCTGACCGAACCCGACCCGTCGTACCACGGCGCCTCGTACACGACCGCCGTCGGCGACGCCCTGGCCTACATCATCAAGGCCCGCGTGCAGCTGCTGCGCGACCTCGGCTCGGCCATCGCCCCGATGAGCGCGTGGCTGCTGCTGCAGGGCATCGAGACCCTCTCCCTGCGCATCGAGCGGCACGTGCAGAACGCGCAGGAGATCGCGGAGTGGCTGGAGAACCACGACGACGTCGCCGCCGTGAACTACTCGGGGCTTCCCACGTCGCCCTGGTACGCCGCCGCCAACACGTATGCGCCGAAGGGCGTCGGCGCGGTGCTGTCGTTCGAGCTCAAGGGCGGCGTCGCTGCGGGCCGGGAGTTCGTCAACTCCCTCACGCTCTTCAGCCACCTCGCCAACATCGGCGACGTGCGCTCGCTGGTCATCCACCCCGCCTCCACGACGCACTCCCAGCTGACACCCGAGCAGCAGCTCACCTCGGGCGTCACCCCGGGCCTGGTGCGCCTGTCGGTCGGCATCGAAGCCGTCGAGGACCTGAAGGCCGACCTCGCGCAGGCCCTGGCCGCCGCCCGGCGCCTCTCGGAGGCCGCGCGCGCCTGA
- a CDS encoding SDR family oxidoreductase, with the protein MTRRAVVTGASSGIGEATVGALRDAGWDVVGVARRAERLAALEKQTGAAAYAADLTQQADVDALAGWLAETGPVHALVHVAGGARGTDRVEDGDPGDWRWMFEVNVLSAQMLVAALLPQLRAAAAVDGHADTLFVTSTAAQRAYPGGGGYNAAKAGESMLAEALRLELNGEPIRVVEVAPGMVYTEEFTLNRLRGDRAAAESVYDGVEQPLVASDVADVIAYALNAPGHVNLDLVTMRPVAQSAQHLLARGPLRPRLPVE; encoded by the coding sequence ATGACACGACGCGCGGTGGTCACAGGAGCGAGTTCGGGGATCGGCGAGGCGACGGTGGGCGCTCTCCGGGATGCCGGATGGGACGTGGTGGGAGTGGCTCGCCGTGCGGAGCGGCTGGCGGCGCTGGAGAAGCAGACGGGAGCGGCCGCCTATGCGGCCGACCTCACCCAGCAGGCCGACGTCGACGCGCTGGCGGGGTGGCTCGCCGAGACCGGGCCGGTGCACGCGCTCGTGCACGTCGCGGGCGGGGCGCGGGGGACCGACCGCGTCGAGGACGGCGATCCGGGGGACTGGCGCTGGATGTTCGAGGTGAACGTCCTCTCGGCACAGATGCTCGTCGCCGCCCTCCTGCCGCAGCTGCGCGCCGCCGCGGCCGTCGACGGGCACGCCGACACGCTCTTCGTCACCTCCACCGCGGCACAGCGCGCGTACCCCGGGGGCGGCGGCTACAACGCCGCGAAGGCGGGGGAGTCCATGCTCGCCGAGGCGCTGCGCCTGGAGCTCAACGGCGAGCCGATCCGGGTCGTCGAGGTGGCTCCCGGCATGGTCTACACCGAGGAGTTCACGCTCAACCGCCTACGCGGCGACCGTGCCGCGGCGGAGAGCGTCTACGACGGCGTCGAGCAGCCGCTCGTGGCATCCGATGTCGCCGACGTCATCGCCTACGCGCTGAACGCACCGGGCCACGTCAACCTCGACCTCGTCACGATGAGGCCGGTGGCGCAGTCGGCGCAGCACCTGCTCGCACGCGGTCCGCTGCGGCCGCGCCTGCCGGTGGAATGA
- a CDS encoding GNAT family N-acetyltransferase: MLEDEYERDRRRLPRHLRRRPEPERAFSYEIRPAQERDVPDIREIYNHYVTNSVVTFDEKKWTHAQWREKLAHAQKLGLPFLVAQSPSGQILGYAYVQPLSSKSGYRYSVEDTIYLGQAATGKGLGRALLEALIAASEQAGIREMVAIISDRGAEASIALHEKLGFVEVGRMGRVGHKFGRWLGTVYLQKSLNPVKKKGLFGRLREG, from the coding sequence ATGCTGGAGGACGAGTACGAGCGCGACCGGCGCCGCCTGCCCCGCCACCTGCGTCGCCGCCCGGAGCCGGAGCGGGCCTTCTCCTACGAGATCCGCCCCGCGCAGGAGCGGGATGTGCCGGACATCCGCGAGATCTACAACCACTACGTCACGAACTCGGTGGTCACCTTCGACGAGAAGAAGTGGACCCACGCGCAGTGGCGCGAGAAGCTCGCCCACGCCCAGAAGCTCGGTCTGCCCTTCCTCGTCGCCCAGTCGCCGTCGGGTCAGATCCTCGGCTACGCCTACGTGCAGCCGCTCTCGAGCAAATCGGGCTACCGCTACAGCGTTGAGGACACCATCTATCTCGGGCAGGCCGCGACCGGCAAAGGACTTGGGCGCGCGCTCCTCGAGGCGCTCATCGCGGCATCGGAGCAGGCCGGCATCCGGGAGATGGTCGCCATCATCAGCGACCGGGGCGCGGAAGCCTCCATCGCGCTGCACGAGAAGCTCGGGTTCGTCGAGGTGGGTCGCATGGGGCGCGTCGGCCACAAGTTCGGGCGATGGCTCGGCACGGTCTACCTGCAGAAGTCGCTCAACCCGGTCAAGAAGAAGGGTCTCTTCGGCCGCCTCCGCGAAGGGTGA
- a CDS encoding HNH endonuclease signature motif containing protein, whose protein sequence is MNSSPAAGSIATGSIATASHGAVISGVEHTRQAIAALQAEELQWFARAEALAAEETARIPSNEGREREMPRRGIAAELAAVLRRSDRGMQERMRDAAVLVDGFPETLGALEAGGIDVAHVRVIQDAGARITDPDARARFEQAALVVAERETPGRAKPIILMLAQRLDPVPLEERHTEAAAGRRVWVRDLDDGMAELAAILPAPLAYAIKERLTAHAREIVAAARGARAGAGAASDAGTEADASARPETGAAAAAPDAADADPLATDRRTTDQVRADVLADLLLTGHATAPVSAGSIPATAAITAHVQITIPAATLTGESTEPAELAGYGPIDPTTARHLAATAPVWERLFTSPTTGAVLQVDTYRPSAQMRRLLDARDEHCRFPGCRRPARQCDGDHTIDAARGGPTRVTNLANLCPGRHHPVKHGTAWSVVQRPDGILEWTSPTGRIYVDIPRRVLEFMALAAAAEPPPF, encoded by the coding sequence ATGAACAGCTCCCCGGCCGCCGGATCGATCGCCACCGGATCGATCGCCACCGCCTCGCACGGCGCGGTGATCAGCGGGGTCGAGCACACGCGCCAGGCGATCGCGGCGTTGCAGGCGGAAGAGCTGCAGTGGTTCGCTCGGGCCGAAGCTCTCGCGGCCGAGGAGACCGCACGCATTCCGTCGAATGAGGGGCGGGAGCGGGAGATGCCCCGCCGCGGCATCGCCGCCGAGCTCGCCGCGGTGCTGCGCCGGTCGGATCGGGGCATGCAGGAACGCATGCGCGACGCCGCCGTACTGGTGGACGGGTTCCCCGAGACACTGGGTGCTCTCGAGGCCGGCGGGATCGACGTGGCGCACGTGCGGGTGATCCAGGATGCCGGGGCCCGCATCACCGACCCCGACGCGCGGGCACGGTTCGAACAGGCCGCGCTGGTGGTCGCCGAGCGGGAGACACCGGGCCGGGCCAAGCCGATCATCCTGATGCTCGCACAGCGCCTGGACCCCGTGCCGCTGGAAGAGCGGCACACCGAGGCCGCTGCGGGACGGCGGGTGTGGGTGCGGGACCTCGACGACGGCATGGCCGAACTCGCCGCGATCCTGCCGGCACCGCTGGCGTACGCGATCAAGGAGCGACTCACCGCGCACGCGCGGGAGATCGTCGCGGCGGCCCGCGGCGCGCGGGCCGGGGCGGGCGCGGCGAGCGATGCGGGCACCGAGGCTGACGCGAGCGCGAGGCCCGAGACCGGCGCCGCGGCCGCCGCGCCCGACGCTGCCGACGCCGACCCACTCGCCACCGACCGACGCACCACCGATCAGGTCCGCGCGGACGTGCTCGCCGACCTGCTCCTCACCGGGCACGCCACCGCCCCGGTCTCTGCCGGCAGCATCCCCGCGACCGCCGCGATCACCGCGCACGTGCAGATCACCATCCCCGCAGCGACCCTCACCGGGGAAAGCACCGAACCCGCCGAGCTCGCCGGCTACGGGCCCATCGACCCCACCACCGCCCGGCACCTCGCCGCCACCGCCCCGGTCTGGGAGCGGCTGTTCACCTCCCCCACCACCGGGGCGGTGCTGCAGGTCGACACCTACCGGCCCAGCGCGCAGATGCGCAGGCTCCTCGACGCGAGGGACGAGCACTGCCGGTTCCCCGGCTGCCGAAGGCCCGCCCGCCAGTGCGACGGCGACCACACCATCGACGCCGCCCGCGGCGGACCGACCCGCGTCACCAACCTCGCCAACCTCTGCCCCGGCCGACATCACCCCGTGAAACACGGCACCGCATGGAGTGTGGTGCAGAGACCCGACGGCATCCTGGAGTGGACGAGTCCGACAGGGCGGATCTACGTCGATATCCCCCGGCGGGTGCTGGAGTTCATGGCCCTCGCCGCAGCCGCGGAACCCCCGCCGTTCTAG
- a CDS encoding protealysin inhibitor emfourin: MPKRDDPAVSVTVVRTGGIAGLRRTWHVAPVGADARRWLDLIEHCPWAEPRPDRPSGADRFSWKVSAEIGSEHREARLQDAEVTGPWRTLVDAVRASPDVTLRGGGRRDPSS, encoded by the coding sequence ATGCCGAAGCGCGATGACCCTGCCGTCTCGGTGACGGTGGTGCGCACCGGCGGGATCGCAGGGCTCCGCCGCACGTGGCACGTCGCGCCCGTCGGCGCCGACGCCCGGCGCTGGCTCGACCTCATCGAGCACTGCCCCTGGGCCGAACCGCGTCCGGATCGCCCCTCGGGCGCCGACCGCTTCTCCTGGAAGGTGAGCGCCGAGATCGGCAGCGAGCACCGCGAAGCGCGGCTGCAGGATGCCGAGGTGACCGGCCCCTGGCGGACGCTCGTCGACGCGGTGCGCGCGTCGCCTGACGTCACCCTTCGCGGAGGCGGCCGAAGAGACCCTTCTTCTTGA
- a CDS encoding uracil-DNA glycosylase, whose translation MPMTLPELAEAGMVDPGWAKALQPVAPDIAALGERLRAETAAGRTYLPAGDRVLRAFQRPLEDVRVLIVGQDPYPTPGHAIGLSFAVGAHVRPIPRSLRNIYRELSDDLGIPPAAHGDLSAWSDQGVMLLNRVLTVAPGAAGSHRGWGWEKVTEHAIRALVQRDQPLVAILWGKDAAALAPMLGDTPRVESPHPSPLSASRGFFGSRPFSRADALLVEQGGEPVDWRLPDDPALG comes from the coding sequence ATGCCGATGACCCTGCCCGAACTCGCCGAGGCGGGAATGGTGGACCCCGGCTGGGCGAAGGCACTGCAGCCGGTCGCGCCCGACATCGCCGCGCTCGGCGAGCGACTGCGCGCCGAGACGGCGGCGGGGCGCACCTACCTGCCCGCCGGCGACCGGGTGCTGCGCGCGTTCCAGCGCCCGCTCGAGGACGTGCGCGTGCTGATCGTGGGGCAGGACCCCTACCCGACGCCCGGGCACGCTATCGGGCTGTCGTTCGCCGTCGGCGCCCACGTCCGGCCGATCCCGCGGAGCCTGCGCAACATCTACAGAGAGCTGTCCGACGACCTCGGCATCCCGCCGGCCGCGCACGGCGACCTCTCGGCATGGAGCGACCAGGGTGTCATGCTGCTCAACCGTGTGCTCACCGTCGCCCCCGGCGCGGCCGGCTCGCATCGGGGCTGGGGGTGGGAGAAGGTGACCGAGCACGCCATCCGGGCGCTCGTGCAGCGCGACCAGCCGCTCGTGGCGATCCTGTGGGGCAAGGATGCCGCCGCGCTCGCGCCGATGCTCGGTGACACGCCCCGCGTCGAATCCCCGCACCCGTCACCGCTGTCGGCGTCCCGGGGCTTCTTCGGCTCCCGGCCCTTCTCGCGCGCGGACGCGCTGCTCGTGGAACAGGGCGGAGAACCGGTGGATTGGCGGCTCCCCGACGACCCGGCCCTAGGCTGA
- a CDS encoding DUF2332 domain-containing protein: MTERLATTYDDFGRRWAHGTSPLYENWATGIAGDPGILALLAALPPAMQQPNRIFAAARWAGSPLEPFPQWREWLEAHWEQVAEIAASRTTQTNEPARCATLLPQLARIPGPLALLEVGTAAGLCLLPDRYAYEYTAPGGIHRVGDAPVVMPCRVDDDEAVPQRVPEVVWRRGIDLSPIDPRDTAAVDWLGTLIWPGPDHDGRVARLRAAAEIAAADPPDIVRGDLLETLPEVAASAPADATLVIFHSAVLLYLDQDGRRRFVELVERVRAARDGRMVWISNESSGTLPEVDARMPKGLDTDRRFVQSVDGVPVALAGQHGATYEVRPFF; encoded by the coding sequence ATGACCGAGCGTCTCGCCACGACCTACGACGACTTCGGGCGCCGCTGGGCGCACGGCACGTCCCCGCTGTACGAGAACTGGGCGACCGGCATCGCGGGCGACCCCGGCATCCTGGCCCTCCTCGCCGCCCTCCCGCCCGCGATGCAGCAGCCGAACCGCATCTTCGCCGCCGCTCGCTGGGCGGGGAGCCCCCTCGAGCCGTTCCCGCAGTGGCGGGAGTGGCTCGAGGCGCACTGGGAGCAGGTCGCCGAGATCGCCGCGTCCCGCACCACCCAGACCAACGAGCCCGCGCGGTGCGCCACGCTGCTGCCTCAGCTGGCGCGCATCCCCGGCCCCCTCGCGCTGCTGGAAGTCGGCACCGCGGCGGGGCTGTGCCTGCTTCCGGATCGGTACGCGTACGAGTACACCGCCCCCGGCGGCATCCATCGCGTCGGCGATGCGCCCGTCGTGATGCCGTGTCGCGTGGACGACGACGAGGCGGTGCCGCAGCGCGTTCCCGAGGTCGTCTGGCGGCGCGGCATCGACCTGTCGCCGATCGACCCGCGGGACACCGCCGCCGTCGACTGGCTCGGGACCCTGATCTGGCCGGGCCCCGACCATGACGGTCGCGTCGCGCGTCTCCGCGCGGCGGCGGAGATCGCGGCGGCCGATCCGCCCGACATCGTCCGCGGGGATCTGCTCGAGACGCTGCCCGAGGTCGCCGCGTCGGCGCCGGCGGATGCCACGCTGGTGATCTTCCACAGCGCCGTGCTGCTGTACCTCGATCAGGACGGGCGACGTCGGTTCGTCGAGCTGGTGGAGCGGGTGCGCGCCGCCCGCGACGGCCGCATGGTGTGGATCTCGAACGAGTCGTCGGGGACGCTGCCCGAGGTGGACGCCCGCATGCCCAAGGGACTCGACACCGATCGGCGCTTCGTGCAGTCGGTCGACGGGGTGCCGGTGGCCCTCGCCGGCCAGCACGGCGCCACCTACGAGGTCCGGCCCTTCTTCTGA
- a CDS encoding M4 family metallopeptidase: protein MNAIVPPYLLARLAATEAPHLARAAQAARATLEAERGHHPDLTRLRLSIDESGSLVADAAPSANRAVSDAQHQEVLPGVLVRAEGDDPTGDDDVDQAYDGLGITFDFFWDAFGRAGIDGVGGTLAATVRYGVDFDNAFWNGERVVFGDGDGEVFTGFTDSLTVIAHELAHGVTEYSGGLVYEGQSGALNESVSDVFGALAEQHHLGQRADDASWLIGAGIFTDAVQGRALRSLAEPGTAYDDDVLGRDPQPGHMRDYVETTDDNGGVHINSGIPNRAFHLAATALGGFAWERAGRIWYLALTGGSVSPTSDFAAFARVTLAVAVAEYGEDSEEVAAVRAGWSGVGVIEDAEAR, encoded by the coding sequence ATGAACGCGATCGTCCCGCCCTACCTGCTCGCTCGGCTCGCGGCGACCGAGGCCCCCCACCTGGCGCGGGCGGCGCAGGCGGCGCGCGCCACACTCGAAGCCGAACGCGGCCACCACCCCGACCTCACCCGCCTGCGGCTGTCGATCGACGAGAGCGGCTCGCTCGTGGCCGACGCGGCGCCGTCCGCGAACCGGGCCGTCTCCGACGCGCAGCATCAGGAGGTCCTGCCCGGGGTGCTCGTGCGCGCCGAGGGCGACGATCCCACCGGCGACGACGACGTCGACCAGGCCTACGACGGCCTCGGGATCACCTTCGACTTCTTCTGGGACGCCTTCGGCCGCGCGGGCATCGACGGCGTGGGCGGCACGCTCGCAGCCACCGTGCGCTACGGCGTCGACTTCGACAACGCCTTCTGGAACGGCGAGCGCGTGGTGTTCGGCGACGGCGACGGCGAGGTCTTCACCGGGTTCACCGACTCGCTGACGGTGATCGCCCACGAGCTGGCCCACGGCGTCACCGAGTACTCCGGCGGGCTGGTGTACGAGGGCCAGTCCGGCGCCCTCAACGAATCCGTCTCCGACGTGTTCGGCGCCCTCGCCGAACAGCACCACCTCGGCCAGCGCGCCGACGATGCCTCATGGCTCATCGGCGCCGGCATCTTCACCGACGCGGTGCAGGGCAGGGCGCTGCGCTCGCTCGCGGAGCCGGGGACCGCCTACGACGACGACGTGCTGGGGCGCGATCCGCAGCCCGGGCACATGCGGGACTACGTCGAGACCACCGACGACAACGGCGGGGTGCACATCAACTCCGGCATCCCGAACCGCGCCTTCCACCTGGCGGCCACGGCGCTCGGCGGGTTCGCCTGGGAGCGGGCCGGGCGCATCTGGTACCTCGCCCTCACGGGCGGCTCGGTCTCACCCACCTCGGACTTCGCCGCCTTCGCGCGCGTGACGCTGGCCGTCGCCGTGGCGGAGTACGGTGAGGACTCGGAGGAGGTCGCCGCCGTCCGCGCCGGTTGGTCGGGCGTCGGCGTGATCGAGGATGCCGAAGCGCGATGA
- a CDS encoding alpha/beta fold hydrolase has translation MGEVRTALGDRVVFDRYGPESAPAVIFVAGAGLARAGDEVTSDTARRIGEAGFQAIVHDRVGRGDSAAPGPISLERELEAIRALAQHLDVPLVLVGHSSGCAIVIEAAPSIGRLTGLVLWEAPFGQFDGGAAAWWERVEGDIDAGRLEDAVAAYMVDMPPGWIEYLKGSPEYPAFILSWIPDGSALALVESRGLASSLRDIMAPVLAVYGTESFPGMARAAVDIAAAAPRGSHEQVRGAGHTWDSEAMAARLVQLLATSEHASRGPE, from the coding sequence ATGGGCGAAGTGCGGACGGCGCTCGGTGACCGGGTCGTCTTCGATCGGTACGGGCCGGAGTCCGCGCCGGCGGTGATCTTCGTCGCGGGGGCGGGTCTCGCTCGGGCGGGCGATGAGGTGACGTCGGACACCGCCAGACGCATCGGAGAGGCCGGCTTTCAGGCGATCGTGCACGACCGCGTCGGCCGAGGGGACTCGGCGGCACCGGGACCGATCTCGCTGGAGCGGGAGCTGGAGGCCATCCGCGCGCTCGCGCAGCATCTGGACGTTCCTCTCGTGCTGGTCGGTCACTCTTCGGGCTGCGCGATCGTGATCGAGGCGGCGCCGTCGATCGGCAGGCTCACGGGCCTCGTCCTCTGGGAGGCGCCGTTCGGGCAGTTCGACGGCGGAGCCGCTGCTTGGTGGGAACGCGTCGAGGGGGACATCGACGCGGGGAGGCTGGAGGACGCCGTCGCCGCGTACATGGTCGACATGCCGCCGGGATGGATCGAGTACCTCAAGGGATCGCCGGAGTACCCCGCCTTCATCCTCAGCTGGATTCCGGACGGGTCCGCTCTCGCCCTCGTCGAATCCCGGGGCCTGGCGTCATCGCTGCGCGACATCATGGCGCCCGTCCTCGCCGTGTACGGCACGGAGTCCTTTCCCGGCATGGCACGCGCCGCCGTGGACATCGCCGCCGCCGCGCCGCGAGGATCGCACGAACAGGTGCGGGGAGCAGGTCACACCTGGGACTCGGAAGCGATGGCAGCGCGGCTCGTGCAGCTTCTCGCCACCTCGGAGCATGCGTCGCGCGGACCTGAGTGA
- a CDS encoding thiamine-binding protein, with protein sequence MLIAFSVAPSGTGRADGSVHDAVAAAVAVVRASGLPHRTTSMFTEVEGEWDEVFDVVKRATEAVLPFGSRVSLVLKADIRPGHTGEIDGKVERLEQALDAAENASAGTED encoded by the coding sequence ATGCTCATCGCCTTCTCCGTCGCCCCCAGCGGCACCGGTCGCGCCGACGGCTCGGTGCACGACGCGGTCGCCGCAGCCGTCGCCGTCGTGCGCGCCTCTGGCCTGCCGCATCGCACGACCTCGATGTTCACCGAGGTCGAGGGCGAGTGGGACGAGGTGTTCGACGTCGTCAAGCGGGCCACCGAGGCCGTCCTGCCGTTCGGGTCGCGGGTGTCGCTCGTGCTGAAGGCCGACATCCGCCCGGGTCACACCGGAGAGATCGACGGCAAGGTGGAACGTCTCGAGCAGGCGCTGGATGCCGCAGAGAACGCGTCTGCAGGCACCGAGGACTGA